A genomic window from Solanum dulcamara chromosome 11, daSolDulc1.2, whole genome shotgun sequence includes:
- the LOC129874590 gene encoding uncharacterized protein LOC129874590: protein MATVSAFSVCRAKSHLQIPHSSSIAIPKLFPIQFLQFQSKRGIGGGYSCSPGLVKAKAPLRTTKIWSVAEEDGATAVTEEASAAPANTPDQTVSVSVSPSDVLTMFFQAEGTMNEASIPSVTNALEDIEGITGLKIQVVEGIASVELTKQTTIQATGVASSLVETIQGSGFKLQTLNLSFQDEEDIS from the exons ATGGCCACCGTCTCAGCATTTTCCGTTTGCAGAGCAAAATCTCATTTGCAAATTCCCCATTCTTCATCTATTGCAATTCCAAAGCTTTTCCCAATTCAATTCCTTCAATTTCAAAGTAAGAGGGGCATTGGCGGTGGTTATTCTTGTTCTCCAGGTTTGGTTAAAGCGAAGGCACCTTTGAGAACTACTAAGATATGGTCTGTAGCTGAGGAAGATGGTGCCACTGCTGTCACCGAAGAAGCATCTGCTGCTCCCGCGAATACCCCTGATCAGACTGTTTCTGTTTCCGTCTCGCCTTCCGACGTCCTCACTATGTTCTTTCAG GCAGAAGGAACAATGAATGAAGCTTCTATTCCTTCTGTGACTAATGCTTTAGAG GATATTGAAGGCATTACAGGTCTCAAAATTCAAGTTGTCGAGGGCATTGCAAGTGTCGAG TTAACAAAGCAAACGACAATACAAGCTACAGGGGTGGCTTCCAGTTTGGTTGAAACAATACAAGGTTCAGGCTTCAAGTTGCAAACATTGAATCTTAGCTTTCAGGATGAAGAAGATATTAGCTAA
- the LOC129874012 gene encoding uncharacterized protein LOC129874012 isoform X1: protein MGDEKDAFYVVRKGDVIAVYKNLTDLQALLRSSVGEPAISVYKGYHLAKQSEEYLASHGLKNAMYSVDFSDFRDDLFGILIPCPFRQPGSSKDKIIGKNLQEKRMQMEVVASPSFSAAGQQKLAKLDNCLEIPPISSYCLPYMQCSCILEFDGASKGNPGPAGAGAVLHAADGSMVFRLREGVGVATNNVAEYRGVILGLKYALEKGFKHVKVKGDSKLVCMQTQGIWKCKNQNMAELSKIVKELKDQFLSFQINHMDREFNTEADAQANLAVYLKNGEFQVECDKKIT, encoded by the exons ATGGGGGACGAAAAGGACGCTTTTTATGTCGTGCGCAAAGGGGATGTGATCGCCGTCTATAAGAACCTGACTGATTTACAAGCTCTGCTACGATCTTCT GTTGGTGAACCAGCCATAAGTGTTTATAAAGGGTATCACTTGGCTAAGCAATCAGAAGAGTATTTGGCCTCGCATGGACTCAAAAATGCAATGTATTCTGTGGATTTCAGTGATTTTCGAGATGATCTCTTTGGGATTCTCATCCCATGCCCTTTTCGG CAACCTGGCTCTTCGAAAGATAAAATTATCGGGAAGAATCTTCAGGAAAAGAGGATGCAG ATGGAGGTGGTTGCATCTCCTTCGTTTTCAGCTGCTGGACAGCAAAAGCTTGCCAAATTAGACAATTGCCTAGAAATTCCCCCGATTTCGTCATATTGT CTCCCGTACATGCAGTGCTCATGCATTCTTGAGTTTGATGGGGCTTCAAAGGGGAATCCTGGACCAGCTGGTGCTGGTGCCGTGCTGCATGCTGCAGATGGAAGTATG GTTTTCCGGTTGCGAGAAGGTGTGGGTGTGGCAACTAACAACGTTGCTGAATACAGAGGTGTAATCTTAGGGCTAAAATATGCTCTTGAGAAAGGTTTCAAACACGTAAAAGTTAAGGGCGACTCAAAACTTGTCTGCATGCAG ACTCAAGGAATCTGGAAATGCAAGAACCAGAACATGGCTGAGCTATCCAAGATTGTGAAAGAGCTTAAAGATCAATTTTTGTCATTCCAGATCAACCATATGGACAGA GAATTCAACACTGAAGCTGATGCCCAGGCAAATTTAGCTGTGTATCTCAAGA ATGGTGAATTTCAAGTGGAATGTGACAAGAAAATAACTTAA
- the LOC129874012 gene encoding uncharacterized protein LOC129874012 isoform X2 has protein sequence MGDEKDAFYVVRKGDVIAVYKNLTDLQALLRSSVGEPAISVYKGYHLAKQSEEYLASHGLKNAMYSVDFSDFRDDLFGILIPCPFRQPGSSKDKIIGKNLQEKRMQMEVVASPSFSAAGQQKLAKLDNCLEIPPISSYCCSCILEFDGASKGNPGPAGAGAVLHAADGSMVFRLREGVGVATNNVAEYRGVILGLKYALEKGFKHVKVKGDSKLVCMQTQGIWKCKNQNMAELSKIVKELKDQFLSFQINHMDREFNTEADAQANLAVYLKNGEFQVECDKKIT, from the exons ATGGGGGACGAAAAGGACGCTTTTTATGTCGTGCGCAAAGGGGATGTGATCGCCGTCTATAAGAACCTGACTGATTTACAAGCTCTGCTACGATCTTCT GTTGGTGAACCAGCCATAAGTGTTTATAAAGGGTATCACTTGGCTAAGCAATCAGAAGAGTATTTGGCCTCGCATGGACTCAAAAATGCAATGTATTCTGTGGATTTCAGTGATTTTCGAGATGATCTCTTTGGGATTCTCATCCCATGCCCTTTTCGG CAACCTGGCTCTTCGAAAGATAAAATTATCGGGAAGAATCTTCAGGAAAAGAGGATGCAG ATGGAGGTGGTTGCATCTCCTTCGTTTTCAGCTGCTGGACAGCAAAAGCTTGCCAAATTAGACAATTGCCTAGAAATTCCCCCGATTTCGTCATATTGT TGCTCATGCATTCTTGAGTTTGATGGGGCTTCAAAGGGGAATCCTGGACCAGCTGGTGCTGGTGCCGTGCTGCATGCTGCAGATGGAAGTATG GTTTTCCGGTTGCGAGAAGGTGTGGGTGTGGCAACTAACAACGTTGCTGAATACAGAGGTGTAATCTTAGGGCTAAAATATGCTCTTGAGAAAGGTTTCAAACACGTAAAAGTTAAGGGCGACTCAAAACTTGTCTGCATGCAG ACTCAAGGAATCTGGAAATGCAAGAACCAGAACATGGCTGAGCTATCCAAGATTGTGAAAGAGCTTAAAGATCAATTTTTGTCATTCCAGATCAACCATATGGACAGA GAATTCAACACTGAAGCTGATGCCCAGGCAAATTTAGCTGTGTATCTCAAGA ATGGTGAATTTCAAGTGGAATGTGACAAGAAAATAACTTAA